From a region of the Mobula hypostoma chromosome 6, sMobHyp1.1, whole genome shotgun sequence genome:
- the LOC134347601 gene encoding beta-crystallin A2-like encodes MTTQPMDSMGQWKITVWEEQNFQGKHCEFMLECPNIMERGFNKIRSIKVECGPWAGYEHPEFQGQQFILEKGDYPRWDAWSGNSGYRTEHLLSFRPIKCASHSDSKISLYENENFQGRKFELSDDYPSLQAMGWCNKEVASLKVHSGAWVGYQYPGYRGYQYIFERDSHNGEYKNYTEYSTQAHTNQLQSIRRVQH; translated from the exons ATGACAACCCAGCCAATGGATTCCATGGGACAGTGGAAGATCACTGTCTGGGAAGAGCAAAACTTCCAGGGAAAACATTGTGAGTTCATGCTGGAATGTCCCAACATCATGGAGCGGGGATTCAACAAGATCCGATCCATTAAGGTAGAATGTGGACC CTGGGCAGGTTATGAACACCCAGAATTCCAGGGACAGCAGTTCATTCTGGAGAAGGGAGACTATCCTCGCTGGGATGCTTGGAGCGGGAATAGCGGCTACAGGACTGAGCATCTTCTCTCATTTCGCCCCATTAAATGTGCT AGCCACAGTGACAGTAAGATCTCCCTGTACGAAAACGAGAACTTCCAGGGCCGCAAGTTTGAACTTTCTGATGACTACCCATCCCTGCAGGCCATGGGTTGGTGCAACAAAGAGGTTGCCTCCCTCAAGGTCCACTCTGGAGC TTGGGTTGGATACCAGTACCCAGGATACAGAGgctaccagtacatctttgagaGGGACAGCCACAATGGAGAATACAAGAACTACACGGAGTACAGTACCCAGGCACACACCAACCAGCTGCAGTCCATTCGCAGGGTCCAGCACTAG